One part of the Pseudomonas sp. MYb118 genome encodes these proteins:
- a CDS encoding metal ABC transporter ATPase: MPRTLIRKNPSNFKTLPLFVEATPEGLSYQKVGMPLNFAQTLQRRRQVTVADSERFALELANLGVSVRLTLHWQNRDYWVLVRQRRQDRGDVVLKLISGYVPAHELNLPLHTAIQEIAEECLLETPEGWLGGRFNDTWLPAPYASALHYREALPFRLTPLSGAARPVRCANLQLIERPQAYVHLPTASLQLIYDLRLDVPKEAKSLSLFHVDERLEGDQLVARLDRKRPDLYLMPLKDGLPLAELYTLKRDKLIPASTRGLYLAESFAIQDGWTVSEERIRWKDWVAQQGLEVPKPPRQGLKKLSVKALGLVRLVRGSLRK, translated from the coding sequence ATGCCGCGTACGCTCATAAGAAAGAACCCGAGCAACTTCAAGACCCTGCCGTTATTCGTCGAAGCGACTCCCGAAGGCCTGAGTTACCAGAAAGTCGGCATGCCGCTCAATTTTGCCCAGACCCTGCAACGTCGTCGCCAGGTGACGGTGGCGGACAGCGAGCGGTTTGCCCTGGAGCTGGCCAACCTCGGGGTCTCGGTACGCCTGACCCTGCATTGGCAGAATCGTGATTACTGGGTGCTGGTGCGCCAGCGGCGGCAGGATCGCGGCGATGTGGTGCTCAAGCTGATTTCCGGTTACGTACCGGCCCACGAACTGAACCTGCCGCTGCACACGGCGATCCAGGAGATCGCCGAGGAATGCCTGCTGGAAACCCCGGAAGGCTGGCTCGGCGGCCGCTTCAATGACACCTGGCTGCCAGCGCCCTACGCCTCTGCCCTGCATTATCGCGAGGCATTGCCGTTCCGCCTGACACCGCTGTCCGGCGCGGCGCGACCGGTACGCTGTGCCAACCTGCAATTGATCGAGCGGCCACAAGCCTATGTGCATCTGCCCACCGCTTCGCTGCAGTTGATCTATGACTTGCGCCTGGACGTCCCCAAGGAAGCCAAGTCCCTGAGCCTGTTTCATGTCGACGAGCGCCTGGAGGGCGATCAGTTGGTGGCCCGCCTGGACCGTAAACGCCCGGACCTGTACCTGATGCCCCTCAAGGATGGCCTGCCGCTTGCCGAGCTGTACACGCTCAAGCGCGACAAGCTGATCCCCGCCAGTACCCGAGGGTTGTACCTGGCGGAGAGCTTTGCCATCCAGGACGGCTGGACCGTGAGCGAGGAACGTATTCGCTGGAAGGACTGGGTGGCTCAACAGGGGCTGGAAGTGCCGAAGCCTCCACGCCAGGGCCTGAAGAAGCTCAGCGTCAAGGCCCTGGGCCTGGTTCGACTGGTGCGCGGGAGCCTGCGCAAATAG
- a CDS encoding aldo/keto reductase, producing the protein MSVPTLHDLHRPLGSTGLMVSPLGLGTVKLGRDQGVKYPNGFQIPDDDDARRLLKLTRDLGINLIDTAPAYGRSEERLGPLLRGQRHDWVIVSKVGEEFADGQSRHDFSAAHTRLSVERSLQRLETDFIDLVLVHSDGNDLAILNDSEVYATLAALKAEGKIRGFGFSGKTVDGGLKALEQGDCAMVTYNLNEQHEKAVIDYAAAHGKAILVKKALASGHACLSPGVDPVRASFELLFEHPGVASAIVGTINPLHLAHNVATVAQVLGRH; encoded by the coding sequence ATGAGCGTACCCACTCTGCACGACCTGCACCGGCCGCTGGGCAGCACCGGCCTGATGGTTTCGCCGCTGGGCCTGGGCACGGTCAAACTGGGCCGCGACCAGGGCGTCAAATACCCCAATGGCTTCCAGATTCCCGACGATGACGACGCACGCCGCCTGCTCAAGCTGACGCGCGACCTGGGCATCAATCTGATCGACACGGCCCCCGCCTATGGCCGTAGCGAAGAACGCCTCGGCCCACTGTTGCGCGGCCAGCGCCACGACTGGGTGATCGTCAGCAAGGTCGGCGAAGAATTTGCCGACGGTCAGTCCCGCCACGATTTCAGCGCTGCGCATACGCGGCTCTCGGTGGAACGCAGCCTGCAACGCCTGGAAACGGATTTCATCGACCTGGTGCTGGTGCACTCCGACGGCAATGACCTGGCGATTCTCAACGACAGCGAGGTGTACGCCACCCTGGCGGCGCTCAAGGCCGAGGGCAAGATTCGCGGCTTCGGCTTTTCCGGCAAAACCGTCGACGGCGGGCTCAAGGCGCTGGAGCAAGGCGATTGTGCAATGGTCACCTACAATCTGAACGAGCAGCACGAGAAGGCGGTCATTGACTATGCTGCTGCTCACGGCAAAGCCATCCTGGTCAAGAAAGCCCTCGCCAGCGGCCACGCCTGCCTGAGCCCGGGTGTGGACCCGGTGCGCGCCAGCTTCGAGCTGCTGTTTGAACATCCGGGTGTGGCCAGTGCGATTGTCGGGACCATCAACCCGCTGCATCTGGCCCACAACGTCGCGACCGTTGCCCAGGTTCTGGGCAGACACTGA
- a CDS encoding NAD(P)/FAD-dependent oxidoreductase, whose protein sequence is MPSVISTDVLIVGAGVAGLWLNARLRRQGFSTVLVESASLGGGQSVKSQGIIHGGAKYALHGALTGASEAIADMPRRWREALAGDGELDLSGVRLLSEAHYLWSPGTLAGNLTSFFASKAVRGRVDQVKGDQLPPALQDKRFKGKVYRLAELVIDVPSLIQRLADLGGDGLLAGQHIEPLLEDGVLVGLKVDEREIRAQRIVMSAGAGTAALLEAMGLSQPAMQRRPLHMIIAKGPGLKPLYAHCLGGGTKPRITVTTHPAADGQWVWYLGGDIAEAEGVAREPAEQIATAQKELAQLLPWIDLSTVQWATLRVDRAEPLQSGLTRPDNAFLAEQGRLLVGWPTKLALAPDFADRVISALQRDGIQPGHPAPLPELPRPPMGVPAWEQLLP, encoded by the coding sequence ATGCCATCCGTTATTTCCACCGACGTCCTGATTGTCGGCGCTGGCGTTGCCGGCCTCTGGTTGAATGCGCGCCTGCGCCGCCAGGGCTTTTCGACCGTGCTGGTGGAAAGCGCCAGCCTCGGTGGCGGGCAGAGCGTCAAGTCCCAGGGGATCATCCATGGCGGCGCCAAATACGCGCTGCACGGTGCGCTGACCGGCGCCTCGGAAGCCATCGCCGACATGCCGCGCCGCTGGCGTGAAGCCCTGGCTGGCGACGGCGAGCTGGACCTGTCCGGCGTGCGCCTGTTGTCCGAAGCGCACTACCTCTGGTCGCCGGGCACCCTCGCCGGCAACCTCACCAGCTTCTTCGCCAGCAAAGCCGTGCGCGGCCGGGTCGATCAGGTCAAGGGCGACCAGTTGCCACCCGCCCTGCAAGACAAACGCTTCAAGGGCAAAGTCTATCGCCTGGCGGAACTGGTGATCGACGTGCCGAGCCTGATCCAGCGCCTGGCGGACCTGGGCGGCGACGGCCTGCTGGCCGGCCAGCATATCGAACCGCTGCTCGAGGATGGCGTGCTGGTCGGCCTCAAGGTCGACGAGCGCGAGATCCGAGCCCAGCGCATCGTCATGAGTGCCGGCGCCGGCACCGCCGCGTTGCTGGAAGCGATGGGCCTGAGCCAGCCGGCCATGCAGCGTCGACCGTTGCACATGATCATCGCCAAGGGCCCCGGCCTCAAACCGCTATATGCCCATTGCCTGGGCGGCGGCACCAAACCGCGCATCACCGTCACCACCCACCCGGCCGCCGATGGTCAATGGGTCTGGTATCTGGGCGGCGACATCGCCGAAGCCGAGGGCGTCGCCCGCGAACCAGCGGAGCAGATCGCCACCGCGCAGAAAGAACTCGCGCAGTTGCTGCCATGGATTGACCTGAGCACCGTGCAATGGGCGACCCTGCGCGTGGATCGTGCCGAGCCGCTGCAATCGGGCCTGACCCGTCCGGACAATGCCTTCCTCGCCGAGCAGGGTCGCCTGCTGGTGGGCTGGCCGACCAAACTGGCGCTGGCCCCGGACTTCGCTGACCGCGTGATCAGCGCCCTGCAACGCGACGGCATCCAGCCCGGCCACCCGGCGCCGCTGCCCGAGCTGCCAAGGCCACCGATGGGCGTGCCGGCCTGGGAGCAACTGCTGCCATGA